The DNA region ATAGAGATCCATTAAAGCGTATACTTCTTTTGGCACATCTGTGCTAACGTTCAATCCGAGCTTTTTGGCTTCTTCAACGGTGATCGGGTAATCATGAGTCCATCTGCCTTCAGTTAATATTTGGGCTAGCTCTTTAGCTTTTGCTTCCCCATATTTGTCCTTTAACAGGTCATATACAAAGTTTTGAACTTGTTTAATGGCCTTTTCTGCAACATCTGCCAAGATTAGGGTTTGATCGTCTACTTTATCTGCTCCTTTCCTTTCAACAGCCTTTATTATGCTTGGTGCAGGATATTGCCCTAACTGGGGATCTATGGGTCCTAAAACCGCGTGAGGATCCATTATTATCTCATCAGCGGCCAGAGCTATCAATGTTCCCCCGCTCATTGCATAGTGAGGTATTATCACCCTTGTTTTTGCAGGATGGTCTTTCAGGGCCTTAGCTATCTGAGTTGCAGCCAAAACAAGACCGCCTGGTGTATGAAGTATTAAGTTTATTGGTTTATCCTTAGGTGCTGCTCTAATAGCTCTCAGCACTTCTTCGCTGTCTTCAATGCTTATGAACTTGTAAAATGGTATTCCGAAGAGGCCAACACTTTCTTGTCTGTGAATCATGGTTATCACTGTTGAGTTCATCTTTTTTGATAAGCGCTCTAGCACTTTTTTTCTCGCTAGTTGCAGCTGTTTATACTGGATTTGGGGGGCTAACAGCATGTAAAATATTAGAAGCCACCAAATTAGTGATCCTAAAAAGCCACTTAGTGGATCCATGCTTTCACCCCCTTTAATAACTAAATCTTATTATAATCTCATTTTTTAAAATGTTTTCTCAAACCACTAAAGTTAAATTCACATGAAAATTTTTATATAACAAAATAAGTAAATTCCTTTAGGTGATACCATGAAGATTGCGGAGTTAATAGAAAAGCTAAATGATAAGCAGAAGAAGACAGTTCAACGTTGTTTAAGCAAGTGTGAGATAGTGGATTTAAATGAGGAGATTGAGATTGAGATGGACGAAGAAACTGTGAGATTCTTAAAGATCATCTCAAACCCTATAAGGCTTGGTATCCTTAAAATGTTAAAAAACAGGTGGATGTGTGTTTGTTTAATTTCTAAAGGGCTCGAACAGGATCAAACGCTAATTAGCCATCACTTGCGCTCATTGAAAGAGATGAACCTTGTATACGAGAGAAGAGAAGGGAAGCTTAAATTCTACAAAACTAATACAGAAGAGCTCGCTAAATATCTAAAAAAGCTTTCTGAGGGATTTGGAATTAATTGGTAAAACTTTTTTACAGCTTTTTTATTATCTCTTTTGGTGGTTGAATGAGAAAACTACAAAGTGAAGTTGATGAACTTGTAAATGAGTTAGGGGGATACTGGAAACCATTTGAAATGCTTGCTGCGTTGATTGAAGAGCTTGGAGAGTTTTCTAAAGAAATGCTGAAGTTTGAAGGTATTAAAGGGGAGAATAGTAAAGAAAAGCTTATTGAAGAGTTTGGTGATGTACTTTTCGCGCTTGTGTGCATAGCAAACTATTACGGCATAGATTGCGAAGAGGCTTTACGGAAGAGCATCTCTAAATATGCAAATAGGGACTTGAACTTGTGGAAATGATTACTTACTCACTTTGATTTTTTGACTGTTACTCCTTTAAGATCTTTATAACAAAGAGTTAACAATAGTTCGATATTAGTAGGAGATATTGATATCTAAATGATACTTTATGTTCTTTGTGCAACAAAGCTATTCCAGAAGTTTGGATATTGTCCGAAATATTTTTATAAGATTTTACTGTTAAAACTGTTAGGTGATTAATAATGAGGGCAAAAATTGATAAGATTGATATACAGCTTATAAAGTTATTATCAAAGAACTCAAGGCTAACATATAAAGAA from Palaeococcus pacificus DY20341 includes:
- a CDS encoding SDH family Clp fold serine proteinase, translating into MDPLSGFLGSLIWWLLIFYMLLAPQIQYKQLQLARKKVLERLSKKMNSTVITMIHRQESVGLFGIPFYKFISIEDSEEVLRAIRAAPKDKPINLILHTPGGLVLAATQIAKALKDHPAKTRVIIPHYAMSGGTLIALAADEIIMDPHAVLGPIDPQLGQYPAPSIIKAVERKGADKVDDQTLILADVAEKAIKQVQNFVYDLLKDKYGEAKAKELAQILTEGRWTHDYPITVEEAKKLGLNVSTDVPKEVYALMDLYKQPMRQRGTVEFMPYSVNQENKH
- a CDS encoding ArsR/SmtB family transcription factor, producing MKIAELIEKLNDKQKKTVQRCLSKCEIVDLNEEIEIEMDEETVRFLKIISNPIRLGILKMLKNRWMCVCLISKGLEQDQTLISHHLRSLKEMNLVYERREGKLKFYKTNTEELAKYLKKLSEGFGINW
- a CDS encoding MazG nucleotide pyrophosphohydrolase domain-containing protein → MRKLQSEVDELVNELGGYWKPFEMLAALIEELGEFSKEMLKFEGIKGENSKEKLIEEFGDVLFALVCIANYYGIDCEEALRKSISKYANRDLNLWK